Proteins found in one Deltaproteobacteria bacterium genomic segment:
- a CDS encoding beta-ketoacyl-[acyl-carrier-protein] synthase family protein: MITPLGRNAADTFEGCCRGNSGIDHITAFDATGLPCRIAGQVNDDWIREDGFGNHRRLLKYASRGIRLMSVAAGEAALHAGLHKVSQRERIGVFIGSYGEDPSLEEVVWLHRFYDGKGRWDLKGLAREGGYNLLRFYRRKPDMTPAIVARLFDCRGPNLSSTSACAAGAQAVGEAFRMIQEGDCDIMMAGGCESTLNLIGLLGFILLGAVATRYETPQTASRPFDRKRNGFVLSEGAAALILEDFDHARRRGAPILGEILGYGSSSDAYRITDSDPRGQGAILAMRKAVADAGLTPEDIQYVNAHGTSTVKNDISESKAIKMVFGPRAKEMPVSSNKSMLGHCIASAGPIELILTLMGMHRSLILPTINQTHPDPKCDLWVVPNQAVHREHSVAISNSFGFGGQNGCLCIQKMS, translated from the coding sequence ATGATCACCCCCCTGGGCCGAAATGCCGCTGACACCTTTGAAGGCTGTTGCCGGGGAAACTCCGGAATTGACCATATCACGGCCTTTGATGCAACAGGCCTCCCCTGCCGGATTGCGGGGCAGGTCAATGATGACTGGATCCGGGAAGATGGCTTCGGTAACCACAGAAGGCTGCTGAAGTATGCCTCAAGGGGCATCCGGCTGATGAGCGTTGCCGCAGGAGAAGCCGCCCTTCACGCCGGGCTTCACAAGGTGTCTCAGCGTGAACGAATCGGCGTCTTCATCGGGTCTTACGGCGAAGATCCTTCCCTTGAAGAGGTTGTATGGCTCCACCGATTTTACGACGGAAAGGGTCGTTGGGATCTGAAAGGCCTGGCAAGGGAAGGGGGCTATAACCTTCTCCGTTTCTATCGCAGAAAACCGGACATGACCCCGGCAATCGTTGCCCGGCTTTTTGACTGCAGGGGTCCGAATCTCTCCAGCACGTCTGCATGCGCGGCCGGCGCGCAGGCCGTCGGCGAGGCGTTCCGAATGATCCAGGAAGGTGATTGCGATATCATGATGGCCGGGGGTTGCGAGTCAACGCTCAATCTTATCGGGCTCCTGGGGTTTATCCTATTGGGCGCCGTGGCCACCCGGTATGAAACGCCGCAGACCGCATCGCGTCCCTTTGACCGTAAACGGAACGGGTTCGTCCTGTCTGAAGGGGCGGCGGCCCTGATCCTCGAGGATTTTGATCATGCCCGCCGGCGAGGCGCCCCCATTCTGGGAGAAATCCTTGGATACGGGAGTTCGTCGGATGCCTATCGAATTACGGATTCCGATCCCCGGGGCCAAGGCGCCATACTGGCCATGCGAAAGGCCGTTGCCGATGCAGGGCTGACCCCCGAGGATATTCAGTATGTCAATGCCCACGGGACATCCACCGTCAAAAACGATATCAGCGAAAGCAAAGCCATCAAGATGGTGTTTGGCCCGAGGGCAAAGGAGATGCCTGTCAGTTCCAACAAATCCATGCTGGGGCATTGCATTGCCTCGGCCGGACCCATTGAATTGATCCTGACGCTCATGGGAATGCACCGTTCCCTGATACTCCCCACGATCAACCAGACCCATCCCGACCCCAAGTGCGATCTATGGGTTGTGCCCAACCAGGCCGTCCACAGGGAGCATTCCGTGGCTATCTCAAATTCCTTCGGCTTCGGGGGGCAGAACGGGTGCCTCTGTATCCAAAAGATGTCCTGA
- a CDS encoding SDR family oxidoreductase, which produces MREHPFQEKVALITGSSRGIGSVIARTFSALGADVVITHRKEGGSSEAKGKRLCNEIRGGGGRALLLNLDISQKKSVHKAIIDTETHFGHLDFLILNAARAPFKPFERLFERELRDLVYTNYLGHIFCIQESISLLEKTKGKIVFISSLGSRFHNPSYPLGSMKAAMESVVRDCSESLREKGISVNGVCGGIARTDSFKTLRMYWDGIDRLPEGLFVTAEEIADVVIFLCGHESRGIVGQTLVVDKGLSNGLLRHIGP; this is translated from the coding sequence ATGAGAGAACATCCCTTTCAGGAAAAGGTGGCCCTGATCACAGGAAGCTCGCGGGGCATCGGAAGTGTCATTGCAAGAACGTTCTCCGCGCTTGGTGCCGACGTCGTTATCACGCATAGAAAAGAAGGTGGTTCTTCGGAGGCCAAAGGAAAAAGGCTCTGTAATGAAATCCGCGGGGGGGGCGGCCGGGCCCTATTGCTCAACCTTGATATCTCCCAGAAGAAGTCGGTACATAAGGCTATAATTGACACGGAAACGCATTTTGGGCATCTTGATTTTTTGATCCTCAATGCCGCCAGGGCGCCCTTTAAGCCGTTTGAAAGACTGTTTGAGCGGGAACTGCGAGACCTGGTATACACCAATTATCTGGGACATATCTTCTGTATCCAGGAATCCATTTCCCTGCTCGAGAAAACCAAAGGAAAAATTGTCTTTATTTCCAGTCTGGGCAGTCGGTTCCATAATCCTTCGTATCCTCTTGGAAGCATGAAAGCGGCCATGGAGTCCGTGGTTCGCGATTGTTCGGAAAGTTTGCGGGAAAAGGGTATTTCCGTAAACGGGGTTTGCGGGGGGATTGCCAGGACCGATTCTTTCAAAACCCTGAGGATGTACTGGGATGGGATCGATCGTCTCCCTGAAGGGTTGTTTGTAACCGCTGAAGAGATCGCGGATGTGGTAATATTTCTGTGTGGGCACGAAAGCAGGGGGATCGTGGGCCAGACCCTGGTGGTGGATAAAGGGTTGAGCAACGGCCTCTTGAGGCACATTGGGCCATAA
- the lpxD gene encoding UDP-3-O-(3-hydroxymyristoyl)glucosamine N-acyltransferase, which produces MKRFSLADIAGYLEGRLFGDPALWVNRIMPMEEAAPGDIAVVFDAKAAARIRESRASAFVLPMETDSTTENMIRVARPKQAFVRLLHLFYPEPDRKFLIHDRAVVSSRADLGSGISVGPGAIIEDDVIIDDGCRIHANVCVGQGSRIGEGTEIFPNVTVYPGTIIGKRVRIHGGTVIGSDGFGYLPLDSGELEKIPQMGRVEIGDDVEIGANCTIDRATLGATRILAGVKIDNQVQIGHNSEIGQHCIIVGQTGISGSVRMGAHCVLAGQVGVSDHVELKPGTMVGAQSGVVRDIGPGRWAGYPAIPVIKALRAYHLLPELPDIHRRVRELEKRLREMEGEQ; this is translated from the coding sequence ATGAAGCGCTTCTCTCTGGCAGACATCGCAGGATACCTGGAAGGCCGGCTCTTTGGCGACCCGGCGCTGTGGGTGAACAGGATTATGCCGATGGAGGAAGCGGCCCCGGGAGACATTGCCGTTGTATTTGATGCCAAGGCGGCGGCCCGAATCCGGGAAAGCCGGGCATCGGCCTTTGTCCTGCCCATGGAAACCGACAGCACGACCGAAAACATGATCCGGGTGGCCCGACCCAAACAGGCGTTTGTCCGGCTCCTTCATCTTTTTTACCCGGAACCGGACAGGAAGTTCCTTATCCATGATCGCGCAGTCGTTTCTTCAAGGGCCGATTTGGGCTCTGGGATTTCCGTTGGGCCAGGAGCGATAATAGAGGATGACGTCATCATTGATGACGGCTGCCGGATCCATGCCAACGTCTGCGTCGGCCAGGGGAGCCGCATCGGCGAGGGGACCGAGATCTTTCCGAACGTGACCGTTTATCCGGGAACGATCATCGGGAAAAGGGTCCGCATACACGGGGGTACGGTCATCGGCTCCGACGGTTTTGGCTATCTCCCCCTTGACTCGGGGGAACTGGAAAAAATCCCTCAGATGGGCCGTGTGGAGATCGGAGATGATGTGGAGATCGGCGCCAATTGCACCATTGACCGGGCAACCCTGGGGGCCACCCGCATCCTTGCAGGCGTCAAGATAGACAACCAGGTCCAGATCGGTCATAATTCCGAGATCGGTCAGCACTGCATTATCGTTGGCCAGACCGGAATATCGGGAAGCGTTCGCATGGGCGCCCATTGTGTGCTGGCGGGACAGGTGGGCGTCAGCGACCACGTGGAACTCAAACCGGGAACCATGGTCGGGGCGCAATCCGGGGTGGTTCGCGATATCGGTCCCGGGCGTTGGGCCGGATATCCTGCAATCCCTGTCATCAAGGCGCTGAGGGCATACCATCTTCTTCCTGAGCTTCCGGACATCCACCGCCGGGTGCGCGAGCTGGAAAAACGTTTGCGTGAAATGGAAGGTGAGCAATAG